A single window of Paenibacillus sp. SYP-B4298 DNA harbors:
- the gatC gene encoding Asp-tRNA(Asn)/Glu-tRNA(Gln) amidotransferase subunit GatC, whose protein sequence is MSITIKDVEHVAALARLELSEAEKEQFTGQLNAILKYAEKLGELDTDNVPPTSHVQPITNVMREDVSRPSVGVEKAMRNAPDEDEGQFRVPAVLE, encoded by the coding sequence ATGAGCATAACGATCAAGGATGTAGAGCATGTCGCTGCGCTTGCCCGGCTTGAGCTGTCGGAGGCAGAGAAGGAGCAGTTCACCGGTCAGTTGAACGCCATCTTGAAATACGCGGAGAAGCTAGGCGAGCTTGATACGGACAATGTTCCGCCAACCAGCCATGTGCAGCCGATCACCAATGTCATGCGCGAGGATGTATCCCGTCCGTCTGTCGGGGTGGAGAAGGCGATGCGCAACGCCCCTGATGAGGATGAGGGTCAATTCCGCGTGCCTGCCGTTTTGGAATAG
- a CDS encoding ATPase, whose protein sequence is MWKLGQRVIVIGDKFEQNLPVGEYGYIIAYDRNADNAFDYVVRIPQVNKNFFVPSVDLELEEVIIQNEVARVEREALIDFALATHNEALFKRIMNGDEGEADEPETAAQAKPEDFVKQINLKAWI, encoded by the coding sequence ATGTGGAAGCTGGGCCAGAGGGTCATCGTTATCGGAGACAAATTCGAACAGAACCTCCCTGTAGGGGAGTATGGCTATATAATTGCGTATGACCGCAATGCAGATAATGCATTTGACTATGTGGTGCGCATTCCGCAAGTGAACAAGAACTTTTTTGTGCCGAGCGTTGATCTGGAGCTGGAAGAAGTGATTATTCAAAATGAGGTTGCCCGCGTGGAGCGCGAAGCGCTGATTGATTTTGCGCTGGCTACTCATAATGAGGCGCTGTTCAAGCGGATCATGAATGGGGATGAGGGTGAGGCAGACGAGCCGGAGACGGCGGCGCAGGCCAAGCCGGAGGATTTTGTGAAGCAGATTAATTTGAAGGCGTGGATCTGA
- a CDS encoding M24 family metallopeptidase gives MADEQRSLDTSRVEREGEEVEGSREPAPLTGLTEQESRIRRLQQSLCTAQLDAYLVTQNVDLYYLTGSMQAGYLLVPAAGEPTYYVRRSVARAVAESAVRTTSLGSFRSFAATLAADYPQLLGGGQQLRIATELDVLPAQLYLKLNEVLNAGAAHIKLTDGSPLMRSLRMIKSDVEVERIAAAAAVVDEALAAALPAMRAGMQELEWMALLELELRRRGHIGLMRMRGYNQEIMTGMVGSGEAAAEPSYFDGPAGGRGLGPAAPQSVSRKLLAEDEPILIDIGCCIDGYVIDQTRTAVIGSLPEELLQAYETAVSIIRRTEQMLRPGVSCEAVYEQALRLADEAGLGAHFMGCGADQVRFLGHGIGLEIDEWPVLAAGFATPLAAGMVLAVEPKFTFPGKGVVGIENTYLITEDGPVALTRTSEELIILPRSRHE, from the coding sequence ATGGCAGACGAGCAACGGAGCCTGGATACAAGTCGAGTTGAGAGAGAGGGCGAAGAGGTAGAGGGGAGCCGTGAGCCCGCGCCATTGACAGGCCTCACAGAGCAGGAGAGCCGGATTCGACGGCTGCAGCAGTCGTTATGTACAGCACAGTTGGACGCCTATCTCGTCACGCAAAATGTAGACCTGTATTATCTGACCGGTTCGATGCAGGCTGGCTATCTGCTGGTACCGGCGGCGGGAGAGCCGACCTATTATGTGCGCAGAAGTGTCGCCAGGGCCGTTGCGGAATCGGCTGTGCGAACCACTTCGCTAGGCTCCTTCCGCAGCTTTGCGGCCACGCTTGCAGCCGATTATCCGCAGCTTCTGGGCGGGGGGCAGCAGCTTCGGATTGCGACGGAGCTGGATGTACTGCCAGCTCAGCTCTATCTGAAGCTGAACGAAGTGCTGAATGCGGGCGCGGCTCATATAAAGCTGACGGACGGCTCGCCACTCATGCGCAGCCTGCGGATGATCAAGTCGGATGTGGAGGTCGAGCGGATCGCCGCCGCCGCAGCGGTAGTGGATGAGGCGCTCGCCGCCGCGCTGCCTGCTATGCGCGCAGGCATGCAGGAGCTGGAATGGATGGCGCTGCTGGAGCTGGAGCTGCGCCGCAGAGGGCATATCGGCCTCATGCGGATGCGCGGCTATAATCAGGAGATTATGACGGGCATGGTCGGATCGGGCGAGGCTGCCGCCGAGCCGTCCTATTTTGACGGGCCGGCAGGGGGCCGCGGGCTGGGGCCTGCGGCTCCTCAGAGCGTCAGCCGCAAGCTGCTTGCAGAGGATGAGCCGATACTGATCGATATTGGCTGCTGCATCGACGGCTATGTGATCGACCAGACCCGGACAGCAGTTATCGGCTCACTGCCGGAGGAGCTGCTCCAGGCCTATGAGACGGCAGTCTCGATCATCAGGAGGACGGAGCAGATGCTGCGGCCTGGCGTATCCTGTGAAGCGGTCTATGAGCAGGCTCTGCGGCTTGCCGATGAGGCGGGGCTGGGCGCGCATTTTATGGGCTGCGGCGCGGATCAGGTTCGCTTCCTCGGTCATGGCATCGGGCTGGAGATCGACGAATGGCCGGTGCTCGCCGCAGGGTTCGCCACGCCGCTCGCTGCGGGAATGGTGCTGGCGGTGGAGCCTAAGTTCACATTTCCGGGCAAGGGGGTCGTCGGCATCGAGAATACGTATCTCATTACAGAGGATGGCCCGGTAGCGCTGACGCGCACCTCGGAAGAACTGATTATATTGCCACGCAGCAGACATGAGTAG
- a CDS encoding type II secretion system F family protein — translation MNAAVILAGPWLPAALLFIALCALLYLLFRRMADQEVRQDRLTYRQDARLINRLARWLARYETPYRHLSDLLESMRWPLQPVGFAGLSVTLTIVGAGSGAVFFQSARGIVLFSLLLGAAPYLWLRMSLAQRQLKTQLDFLPAVELFYQCYLITGERNIRSALQRTVEEKRLLGPIQSVFEQLYRNLSVRGDDEASLRIFAASLGHVWADYYVQILRVALAEGHAVTDNLKELITDMRKARRANQQERNRLLEIRIANFTPILFLALFVGINLHYNPEQAYYYYVLDPKGRDMLLNAAVLIVVSFIMGLYLSRKKM, via the coding sequence ATGAATGCGGCTGTAATTCTTGCCGGGCCGTGGCTGCCCGCTGCACTGCTGTTCATTGCTCTTTGTGCATTGTTGTACCTGTTGTTTCGCAGGATGGCAGATCAGGAGGTTCGGCAGGATCGGCTGACCTACAGGCAGGATGCACGGCTGATCAACAGGCTAGCTAGGTGGCTGGCCCGTTATGAGACGCCTTACCGCCATTTGTCGGATCTGCTAGAATCCATGCGTTGGCCATTGCAGCCAGTGGGCTTCGCAGGTCTGTCTGTGACATTGACGATTGTTGGAGCTGGAAGCGGTGCTGTCTTCTTCCAAAGTGCAAGGGGAATTGTGCTGTTCAGCCTGCTGCTGGGAGCGGCTCCGTATCTGTGGCTGCGCATGTCGCTTGCTCAGCGGCAGCTCAAGACGCAGCTTGATTTTTTGCCGGCGGTGGAGCTGTTCTATCAATGCTACCTGATTACCGGCGAGCGGAACATTCGCAGCGCGCTCCAGCGGACAGTAGAGGAGAAGCGGCTGCTCGGACCGATTCAGTCCGTATTCGAGCAACTGTACCGCAATCTATCCGTCAGAGGAGATGATGAGGCCAGCCTGCGAATCTTTGCGGCCTCGCTTGGGCATGTCTGGGCTGATTATTATGTGCAAATTTTGCGGGTGGCGCTGGCAGAGGGACATGCGGTGACGGACAACCTCAAGGAGCTGATTACGGACATGCGCAAGGCTCGGCGAGCCAATCAGCAGGAGAGGAACCGACTGCTGGAGATTCGGATTGCAAATTTTACACCGATTCTGTTCCTTGCGCTATTCGTCGGCATTAATCTGCATTACAACCCGGAGCAGGCCTACTATTACTATGTGCTCGACCCCAAAGGAAGAGATATGCTGCTGAATGCGGCTGTACTGATTGTAGTGTCCTTCATTATGGGTCTGTATCTATCCCGCAAAAAAATGTAA
- a CDS encoding CpaF/VirB11 family protein, producing the protein MTGAAAGGRFSPTEYAAKLGAEQVSDTPLQSRLSVGPEQTFARLAEEVRGYLAAPRGSSEEERRQHNERLNRAVLGFKQEREEVLAMITDKLIRERIHQLPGYLHPYPTLAEALFAEVIGLHVLELVLQSREGLEEIQVVGTRIFEVRDGYAAPSAYAFDSIMDVHRIQQNLVLYNNDRINPRKRWAEVMLSDGTRVTMTGFGFTSEPTLTLRFYTVRRFELSSLCRPEVQTMSEQVLEVILHILQARLNIVIIGPTNAGKTHLIKSLIAQLPDEERIITIESRLEMRLRRDFPSKNIVEYETDEDSQHSAAQAFKLALRQSPQRIIHAEIRDDDANIYVRACTRGHSGSMTTVHANTLEDVPEAITDMCMLDGRSMNPERLMKRITEYVAQVGIEMRQLDGKRRIARIGRLYWHNGQAEVHDWVRYERASGSWTVSGELAAMKSAAQLALAEQTGDASSRVKPEELEAMKLPGREAPSFPGGGRP; encoded by the coding sequence ATGACGGGCGCGGCTGCAGGAGGGCGCTTCTCTCCGACAGAATATGCAGCCAAGCTTGGCGCTGAGCAGGTTAGCGACACCCCTTTGCAATCGCGGCTGTCGGTCGGCCCCGAGCAGACCTTTGCCCGACTGGCTGAGGAGGTGCGCGGTTATCTCGCTGCCCCCAGAGGCTCCTCAGAGGAGGAGCGCCGCCAGCATAATGAACGGCTCAACCGTGCTGTACTCGGATTTAAGCAGGAGCGGGAGGAGGTGCTGGCGATGATTACGGATAAGCTCATCCGTGAGCGTATCCATCAGCTTCCAGGCTATCTGCATCCGTATCCGACGCTCGCCGAGGCATTGTTCGCCGAGGTGATCGGGCTGCATGTGCTGGAGCTGGTGCTGCAAAGTCGGGAAGGGCTGGAGGAGATTCAGGTCGTCGGGACGCGCATATTTGAGGTGCGGGACGGCTATGCGGCGCCCTCCGCCTATGCCTTCGACTCGATTATGGATGTACATCGGATTCAGCAAAATCTGGTGCTCTACAATAATGACCGCATTAATCCGCGCAAGCGCTGGGCGGAGGTGATGCTGTCCGACGGCACGCGGGTGACGATGACAGGCTTCGGCTTCACGTCTGAGCCCACGCTTACACTGAGGTTCTACACTGTGCGGCGCTTTGAGCTGAGCAGCCTGTGCCGACCGGAGGTGCAGACGATGAGCGAGCAGGTGCTGGAGGTGATACTGCATATTTTGCAAGCGCGCCTGAACATCGTCATTATTGGGCCGACCAATGCTGGCAAGACGCACCTCATCAAGTCGCTCATTGCGCAGTTGCCGGACGAGGAACGCATCATCACCATTGAAAGCCGTCTGGAGATGCGGCTGCGGCGTGATTTTCCCAGCAAAAACATTGTGGAATACGAGACGGATGAGGACAGCCAGCATAGCGCGGCGCAGGCGTTCAAGCTGGCGCTCCGGCAGTCGCCCCAGCGGATCATTCACGCAGAGATCAGGGATGACGATGCGAATATCTATGTGCGGGCCTGCACTCGCGGGCACTCGGGCAGTATGACGACTGTCCACGCCAACACGTTGGAGGATGTGCCAGAGGCCATCACCGATATGTGCATGCTGGACGGACGGTCGATGAACCCGGAACGGCTAATGAAGCGCATCACCGAATATGTAGCGCAGGTCGGCATCGAGATGCGTCAGCTAGACGGCAAGCGGCGCATTGCCAGAATCGGCAGACTGTATTGGCATAACGGACAGGCGGAGGTTCATGACTGGGTACGCTATGAGCGGGCGTCCGGGAGCTGGACAGTGTCGGGGGAGCTGGCAGCGATGAAGAGCGCGGCCCAGTTGGCACTCGCGGAGCAGACAGGGGACGCATCCTCACGGGTGAAGCCGGAGGAGCTGGAGGCGATGAAGCTGCCAGGACGGGAAGCCCCTAGCTTCCCTGGAGGAGGACGGCCATGA
- a CDS encoding SAF domain-containing protein: protein MNRRRNMWIGAVAALLSALLVYAMYQFQARQMMMQEMIEVLVPSRFISTGERITGDMITVAAIPRSGYSSEMLTDPSLALGMETAVPLGAGEPILDWKISPYRLLPGRAEATFQIPRDYVLSVSNGIRAGDKVILYLSGTASDSVRMFPELVTVASVKSSGNQEVDDPANPNVLSMAAGNKQGMYASRRDANAMIDSINLNLTEEQWLAIDRLCKEGEAKLVIAFSPLSFEPDRNAEGEVNP from the coding sequence ATGAATCGTAGACGAAATATGTGGATTGGAGCTGTTGCTGCCCTGCTGTCGGCACTGCTGGTCTATGCCATGTACCAGTTCCAGGCCAGACAAATGATGATGCAAGAGATGATTGAAGTGCTGGTGCCCTCCCGCTTCATTAGCACAGGGGAACGAATTACGGGCGATATGATTACCGTTGCGGCTATCCCGCGTTCAGGCTATAGCAGCGAGATGTTAACAGACCCGTCGCTGGCGCTGGGGATGGAGACCGCCGTTCCGCTCGGTGCGGGCGAGCCTATTCTGGATTGGAAGATCAGCCCGTACAGGCTGCTTCCGGGGCGTGCTGAGGCCACCTTTCAGATTCCCCGAGATTATGTATTGTCCGTATCCAACGGGATTCGTGCCGGGGACAAGGTGATTCTGTACCTATCGGGCACAGCGTCGGACTCTGTCCGCATGTTCCCCGAATTGGTCACGGTGGCTTCCGTGAAGAGCTCCGGCAACCAGGAGGTAGACGACCCGGCCAACCCGAATGTGCTGTCGATGGCGGCCGGGAACAAGCAGGGGATGTATGCCTCGCGACGGGATGCGAATGCGATGATCGATTCGATCAATCTCAATCTGACGGAGGAGCAGTGGCTGGCGATTGATCGTCTGTGCAAGGAGGGCGAAGCGAAGCTGGTCATTGCCTTCAGCCCGCTGTCCTTCGAGCCGGACAGGAATGCAGAGGGGGAGGTGAATCCATGA
- the glpK gene encoding glycerol kinase GlpK, whose translation MGSYILSIDQGTTSTRAILFGKDGKIVASAGQEIRSYFPHSGWVEQDAEEIWVSVLGVMASVLSKSGIPAKEVAAIGVTNQRESTVIWNKQTGRPIHRSIVWQSRQTADICEELKQAGHEKLIRQKTGLLIDPYFSGTKAKWLLDHVEGARELAKQGDLLLGTMDSWLIWKLSGGACHVTDYSNASRTMLFNIHDLRWDEELLALLDIPSSMLPQVHSSSQVYGTTIPHHFFGSSVPIAGCAGDQMAALFGQTCFEQGMVKNTYGTGCFMLMNTGEKPVSSQHGLLTTIAWGIDGKVTYALEGSVFVAGSAVQWLRDGLRMIKSTKDSETYAARVESTEGVYVVPAFVGLGTPYWDSEVRGAVFGLTRATEKEHLIRATLEALAYQTKDVLKVMEEDSGMTLQTLRVDGGAIENSLLMQFQSDLLGTPVEKPENRETTALGAAYLAGLAVGMWKDQEEICKLWTTGGVYEPSADRERYARLYQGWKQAVQAAMAFKV comes from the coding sequence ATGGGCAGCTACATTTTATCTATCGATCAAGGCACAACGAGTACGCGCGCCATCTTGTTCGGCAAGGACGGCAAGATCGTCGCCTCTGCTGGACAGGAGATTCGTTCTTACTTCCCCCATTCGGGTTGGGTGGAGCAAGACGCCGAGGAAATATGGGTATCCGTGCTTGGCGTCATGGCCTCCGTACTCTCCAAATCAGGTATCCCCGCCAAGGAAGTAGCCGCAATCGGCGTGACGAATCAGCGGGAATCCACGGTCATCTGGAACAAGCAGACCGGAAGGCCAATTCATCGCTCTATCGTCTGGCAATCCAGACAAACCGCAGATATTTGCGAGGAGCTGAAGCAAGCTGGTCACGAGAAGCTGATCCGGCAAAAGACCGGGCTGCTGATCGATCCTTATTTCTCCGGCACCAAGGCCAAATGGCTGCTCGATCATGTCGAGGGTGCGCGCGAGCTGGCGAAGCAGGGAGACCTGCTGCTGGGCACGATGGATTCATGGCTGATCTGGAAGCTGAGCGGCGGCGCTTGCCATGTCACCGACTACTCCAATGCCTCCAGAACGATGCTGTTCAATATACATGATCTTCGCTGGGATGAGGAATTGCTTGCACTGCTGGATATTCCTTCATCCATGCTGCCGCAGGTGCATTCCTCTTCCCAAGTATACGGCACGACGATTCCGCACCATTTCTTCGGAAGCAGCGTTCCCATCGCAGGCTGTGCAGGCGATCAGATGGCAGCGCTATTCGGACAGACTTGCTTTGAGCAGGGGATGGTCAAAAATACGTATGGAACCGGTTGCTTCATGCTCATGAATACCGGAGAAAAACCGGTCTCATCCCAGCATGGACTGCTGACAACGATTGCCTGGGGAATCGACGGCAAGGTGACCTATGCGCTGGAAGGCAGTGTGTTCGTAGCCGGGTCGGCGGTTCAATGGCTGCGTGACGGCCTGCGTATGATCAAGTCCACCAAGGATAGCGAGACCTATGCTGCGCGTGTCGAATCAACGGAGGGCGTGTATGTCGTTCCGGCCTTCGTCGGCCTGGGGACGCCCTATTGGGACAGCGAGGTGCGGGGCGCCGTGTTCGGCCTTACGCGAGCAACGGAGAAGGAGCATCTGATTCGCGCCACGCTCGAAGCGCTCGCCTATCAGACCAAGGATGTGCTGAAGGTGATGGAGGAGGACTCGGGCATGACGCTGCAGACACTGCGTGTGGATGGAGGCGCGATCGAGAACAGTCTGCTTATGCAATTCCAGAGCGATCTGCTCGGCACTCCGGTTGAGAAGCCTGAGAACCGGGAGACGACTGCGCTCGGGGCGGCCTATCTGGCCGGGCTGGCCGTCGGCATGTGGAAGGATCAGGAGGAAATCTGCAAGCTGTGGACTACCGGCGGCGTCTACGAGCCGTCTGCGGATCGCGAACGCTACGCCCGACTGTATCAAGGTTGGAAGCAAGCTGTTCAGGCCGCGATGGCCTTCAAGGTCTAA
- a CDS encoding TetR family transcriptional regulator, giving the protein MRHAEGDSKLRILQSAKKLFAMYGYDRTTVRQICEEAGVNVALVSYHFGGKEKVFQAMFEKALPEEVLQRIEAVRGNPVECIKLLIYEVSAFRLGEPELHNVIRQEMMMESERMGTVRKHTFPLWSLLRDCLEEGKRQRLFHFQSTDMTLMSVLGILMFGPRKPEFQALLQEEPHPHEAFVEHATAFIFGGLGYREDEQTGQDGDNRPCRP; this is encoded by the coding sequence ATGCGACACGCTGAAGGGGACAGTAAGCTGCGTATTTTGCAGTCTGCCAAAAAATTATTCGCTATGTATGGCTATGACCGGACAACAGTGCGCCAGATCTGCGAGGAGGCGGGGGTCAACGTTGCGCTGGTCTCCTATCATTTTGGCGGCAAAGAAAAGGTGTTTCAAGCCATGTTCGAGAAGGCTCTTCCCGAGGAAGTCCTGCAGCGCATAGAGGCTGTACGGGGGAATCCGGTGGAATGCATTAAGCTGCTTATTTATGAGGTGTCTGCCTTCAGGCTGGGGGAGCCTGAGCTGCACAATGTTATCCGTCAGGAGATGATGATGGAGTCCGAGCGGATGGGGACGGTCAGAAAGCATACCTTTCCGTTATGGAGTCTGTTGCGCGATTGCTTGGAGGAAGGGAAGCGGCAGCGCTTGTTTCATTTTCAATCCACTGACATGACGTTGATGTCTGTGCTCGGCATCTTGATGTTCGGTCCCAGGAAGCCGGAATTTCAGGCTTTGCTCCAGGAGGAGCCGCATCCCCATGAAGCTTTTGTAGAGCATGCGACGGCATTTATTTTTGGAGGACTTGGTTATAGAGAGGACGAGCAAACTGGACAAGACGGAGATAATCGTCCATGTCGTCCATGA
- a CDS encoding YhgE/Pip domain-containing protein translates to MTGALQAFLKRPTTIVGIVTAVMFQLIFSVIWMTGYSGVAERIDRFHISIINEDEGQAGLVMASQLEESLPVQIDEAASLEQAKQLLDERKLQMVVRIPEGFTASLASQDAPAQLDYYVNESNPAMVKSMMTGISAQITAAANKQAIAGGAQALLGRLHMPEQEAASAASQLSERVVSNVEISNPVQGTNNQMVPMMMVLASYVGSMIMAMNFQQSALAVSGQIGRWHRFGARSLLNVAAAVIVSLVGSSLLYALGGQMTQGFLAVWSFQLLFVLCFMFVAQLFILWLGMAGMLLNIITLSTQLVTSGAMIPRELLPDFYGTLGQLLPATYAVEGSMDVLFGGTGVGSASLALLLILAVSALLSAGAVAIRKDPATRGAASS, encoded by the coding sequence ATGACAGGCGCATTGCAAGCATTTTTGAAGAGGCCCACGACAATCGTAGGCATTGTAACTGCTGTTATGTTTCAGCTAATATTTTCGGTCATCTGGATGACAGGCTACAGCGGGGTGGCGGAACGGATCGACCGGTTCCATATTAGCATTATCAACGAGGATGAAGGGCAGGCGGGCCTCGTGATGGCGAGCCAGCTTGAGGAGTCGCTTCCGGTGCAGATCGACGAAGCGGCATCGCTTGAGCAAGCGAAGCAACTGTTGGATGAACGCAAGCTGCAGATGGTGGTTCGAATTCCAGAGGGCTTCACAGCCTCGCTGGCTTCCCAGGATGCGCCTGCCCAACTGGATTATTATGTGAATGAATCGAATCCGGCCATGGTGAAGAGCATGATGACCGGCATCTCGGCCCAGATCACGGCAGCAGCGAACAAGCAGGCGATCGCGGGCGGCGCGCAGGCACTGCTGGGTAGACTGCATATGCCGGAGCAGGAGGCAGCCAGCGCTGCCAGCCAGTTGTCCGAGCGTGTCGTGTCTAACGTGGAAATCTCGAATCCTGTTCAGGGAACGAATAACCAGATGGTGCCTATGATGATGGTGCTGGCCTCTTATGTGGGCTCGATGATTATGGCGATGAATTTCCAGCAGTCGGCGCTCGCGGTAAGTGGACAGATCGGCAGATGGCACAGATTCGGCGCGCGCAGCCTGCTGAATGTGGCAGCGGCGGTTATCGTATCGCTGGTCGGCTCCTCTCTCCTGTACGCACTGGGCGGGCAGATGACACAGGGCTTCCTGGCCGTCTGGAGCTTCCAGTTGCTGTTCGTGCTGTGCTTTATGTTTGTCGCGCAATTATTTATTCTATGGTTAGGTATGGCGGGCATGCTGCTAAATATTATTACGCTGTCCACCCAACTGGTCACCTCGGGCGCGATGATTCCACGCGAGCTGCTCCCGGATTTTTATGGGACATTAGGTCAGTTGCTGCCGGCTACGTATGCTGTGGAAGGCAGCATGGATGTGCTGTTCGGCGGCACTGGGGTTGGCTCTGCCTCGCTTGCTCTGCTGCTCATCTTGGCTGTGTCGGCGCTGCTGAGCGCCGGAGCAGTCGCGATACGGAAAGACCCGGCAACAAGAGGCGCAGCGTCGTCTTGA